In Pseudomonas sp. PDNC002, the DNA window GGCGTTGGTCTTGGCGATCAGCTTCGTCTCGAAGTCCAACCCCGGCGACAGGTCCCAGTAGGCATGGCTGGGTCGCGCGTAGCAGTAGATGCAACCATGCTCGCAGCCGCGATAGGGGTTGATCGAGCGATCGAAGGGCAGGTCCGGCGACTGATTGCGCGAGATCACCGTCTTTGCCAGCTCGGTGCGGATTTCGGTCACCTGGGGCTTGGGTACTTCGTCGTACCAATCGTTATCCACAGGCACCGAGGTGGTCGGCGCGAAGCGGTTGTGTGGATTGCTGGCGGTGCCTCGGCCGCGGGGTGGAAGGGCATTGGTCATGTGGGAAAACTCTGAAGAAATACTGTATATGAATACAGTAATCCACGAAGTTTTCCACAGCCAGCGATAACTGCTCGGCGGTCGGCGCTGCTCACCGGGCACGCCGTCTTTATACGGAAACGGGTTCTTTGTAAGAGCGAGCTTGCTCGCGAACCGCTTGGCTCCCAAGCAGTCGGGAAATTCTGTTCGCGAGCAAGCTCGCTCCTACGGGGTTCTACAGCAGCCGGGTGAACAACCAGTACAGCCCCGCCGCCAGGCCGATGGCCGCCGGCAGCGTCAGCACCCAGGCCAGCAGCATGTTGCGGATGGTCGGCCACTGCAGGCCGCTGCCGCTGGCGGCCATGGTGCCGGCCACGCCGGAGGAGAGCACCTGGGTCGTCGACACCGGCAGGCCGAATCCATCCGCCGCGCCGATGGTCAGCATCGCCACCAACTGCGCCGAGGCGCCTTGTGCATAAGTCAGCGGCGTCTTGCCGATGCCTTCGCCGACCGTGGTGACGATGCGCCGCCAGCCCACCAGCGTGCCCAGACCCAAGGCCAGCGCCACAGCGACCTTGACCCACACCGGGATGAAGCGGATGGCCCGGTCGCCTTCATGGCGCAGTGCCTGCAGGCTGCTCCAGGTTTCCAGCTCGAAGCGCTGGTCGCTGCGGTCCAGCAGGCGGATGGTTTCCAGCGTCAGGTAGAGATCGTTGCGCAGATCCTGGACTTCCTCGGCGGGCACCTTGTCCATCTGCCCGTGACGCTGCAGGCGCTCGCGCACATCGCCGATCACGCTGCCCAGCGACGGCAGCAGCTCGGGCCGCACCACTTCGTCTTCCTGGTAGCTCAGTAGCGTCTGGCGGGGATCGGCCGCAGGGCTGCCGCCCGCGCGCTGCAGGTGTTCCTGGCTGGCCTGGGTGAGGGCGAGCAACTGGCGCGTCTGCTCCGGTGAGTGGGAGCGATCCACGGCGAAGGCCAGTGGAACGGTGGCGATCAGGATCAACATGATCAGGCCGATGCCCTTCTGTCCGTCGTTGGAACCGTGGGCAAAGGAAACGCCAGTGCAGGTGAGGATCAGGATCGCGCGAATCCAGCGTGGCGGCGGAGTGCGGCCTTCCGGCGCGTGGAACAGCGCGCGGTTGCGGATCGTCGAGCTCATCACCCGCAGCAGCGCGAAGGCGGCGAAGAAACCCACCACCGGCGACAGGAACAGCGCGTAGCCCACCGTCGTCAGCTGCGACCAGGCATTGCCCGACAGCCCGATGTGCCCGGCCATGGCGCCGTGGGCCAGGCCGATGCCGACGATGGAGCCAATCAGCGTGTGCGAGGACGATACCGGCAGCCCCAGCCACCAGGTCCCCAGGTTCCACAGGATCGAGGCGATCAGCAGGGCGAAGATCATCGCCAGCCCGGCGCTGCTGTCCACCTTGAGCAGCAGGTCCAGCGGCAGCAGCGAGACGATGGCGAAGGCCACCGCGCCGCTGGAGAAGAGCACACCGAGGAAATTCCAGACCCCGGACCAGGCCACCGCGAAGCGCGGGGGCAACGCGTTGGTGTAGATGACCGTGGCCACCGCGTTGGCCGTGTCGTGGAAACCGTTGATGAACTCGAAGCCCAGGGCGATCAGTACGGCCACCACCAGCACCACCACTGGCCAACCGGCCTCGAGGTGTGTGCCGCTTGCGCGGATGTCATGGGCGAGCGCGGCGAAGGTAAAGACCAGCGCGGCGGCCAGCAGCAGGAAGAACGTCAGCCGCCCCTTGAAGCCGTGGGTCTCGCGCAGGACAGGGCTGATCGGGAACTGGGTCAGCCGCGAGGCGCGCATCACCTCCAGCATGCCAAAGCGATCAAGCACGGTGGGGCTTCCTTCGGGTCGGTGGCGGCATCGGGGGATTCCTTGCGGCGATGCTCTACAGACTAGCCGGCCCCCGCGTGGGTGGAATCAATGCAGGTCAATTGGCAACGATTTCTGGCCTTCCTGCTGCCACGTACCGCTCAATCCGCTAGCGCTCGGCGTCAGCGAAAAGAGCGCTGGCGGCGGCCCCGCTTCCCGTAGCACCAGGTTGCCCTGGGCATCGCGCTTGCCGCTCAGGCTGATGTAACGGGCATATTTTTCGTAGAAATAGGCGCCGCTGACGGTGCCATCCGAGTTTTCGTTTTCGAGCACTAGGATGATTGGATAGCGCCCGTCGAGCTTGCCTCGCGATACGCCGGCCGAGAGGCGGGCGGGATCAGGCGCGCAGTCGGTATGTTTCTCCACCAGCAGGCAACGACCATAATCGCTCAGGTATCTGGTGAGTTCGGTGTACTTCCAGCTGTTGCTGTACTCGCCGAGATCGTCCAGTGCCTGGACAACGTGGGGAGCGCACAGCTCGCGAACCAGTGTCAGCGCATCTTTCCCGAGGACCAGGTCGTTGTAGCTCAGATCATCATCGCGAACATACGGCAGGCAGTTCTCGTAGATATGTTTCTGCTCCTGGGCCTCCTCGGGATCACTCCGAAGGCGCAAGTCCTTCTCCGGCAGGTTTCCGGTCAGGAATCCCTCGATCCGTTTCACCCGTGCTTGGCTTGCTTGCAGACGTAGCCATTGCTGACCATCCGGGGTGAAAAGATCACGTAGTTGGATGGGCTGCCCGGTGTGCGCATCGAAGTTGTATGTGGTGGTGTGCTGCGACGGGTAAGCCGACATGTACTCGTAGGCAATGTCCATGCTGAGGTAGCCCGGTTCATCGCTGACTAGCTGGAAGTCCATGCTGGTCACGCCCTGCCAGCCATCGTCGCCTTCCGGCCAGATATCCTCGAACGCCGATTTGCCATAGCGCCCCGGCAACTTCTGCAGGCTGACTGCCTGTAGCCAGGTATTGATGTTGGCTGCCGCCTCATTCTTGTCCGTCAGCAGCGGGAAACGGTACTCGGACCCGTTTGGGTGCGTCGCCTTGATCGGCTCGACATGAAACGCTGCGCTCGCCGAAGTGGCGAGCGCGAGCAGCAGGCTGGGAAGAATCAGGTACTTCATGTGCCATCCGTGGCTAGGGAATCATTCCTGCGGCTTCTTCAGCTTCGGATTAGGGAAGAACTGCACGCCCTGCACCTTCGGGTCCTTGGGCTTTTCCAGCGCGCTGGTGTTGACGCGGGTGGAGAGCTCCTTGGGCACCGACTGGCCCTGGGCGTTGAGGGTGTCGGCGTAGCCACAGGCGACGCATTCGCGGTGCGGTACGCCGTCGACGTCCCACATGACGATCTTGTCCTGCTCGCTGCACGCCGGGCAGACAGCCCCGGCAATGAAGCGCTTCTTCACCTCGCTCATCACGCGGCCTCCTCGGTCAGGCCGGAGTGGCGCAGCAGGGCGTCGATGGACGGCTCGCGGCCACGGAAGGCGACGAACAGCGCCATCGGCTCCTGGGAGCCGCCCTTGGCCAGGATCGCGTCGCGGAAGGCCGCGCCGGTCGCCGGGTTGAGCACGCCTTCTTCCTCGAAGCGGGAGAACGCGTCGGCGGAGAGCACCTCGGCCCACTTGTAGCTGTAGTAACCGGCCGCGTAACCGCCGGCGAAGATGTGCGCAAAGCTGTTGGCGAAGCGGTTGTACGCCGGCGGGCGCATCACCGCGACTTCATCGCGGATCGCCTCGATCACCTGCAGCACGCTGCGGCCGTCACCATGGGTGGCGTGCAGCTCGAAGTCGAACAGGGAGAACTCCAGCTGGCGGACCATCATCAGGCCGGACTGGAAGTTCTTCGCGGCGAGCATCTTTTCCAGCAGGTCCTGGGGCAGCGGCGCACCGGTCTCGTAATGGCCGGAGATCAGCGCCAGGCCTTCGGGCTCCCAGCACCAGTTCTCCATGAACTGGCTCGGCAGTTCCACTGCGTCCCAGGCCACGCCGTTGATGCCCGAGGCGCCAGCGTGTTCGACGCGGGTCAGCAGGTGGTGCAGGCCGTGGCCGAATTCGTGGAACAGGGTGGTGACTTCATCGTGGGTCAGCAGCGCCGGCTTGCCGCCGACGGCCGGGGTGAAGTTGCACACCAGGTAGGCCACTGGCGCTTGCAGTTCGCCGCCAGCGGTGCGGCGACGGTCGCGGGCGCCGTCCATCCAGGCGCCGCCGCGCTTGTTGGCGCGGGCGTAGAGGTCGAAGTAGAAGCGGCCGACGTGCTGGCCGTTTTCCTCGATCTCGAACAGGCGCACGTCCGGGTGCCAGCGCTCGAAGTCGTTCAGTTCGCGAATCTGGATGCCGTAGAGCTTCTGCACGATGGCGAATAGACCGCCAAGCACCTTGTCGATCGGGAAGTATTCGCGCAGGGCTTCCTGGGACACGCTGTAGCGCGCCTCGCGCAGCTTCTCGCCGAAGTAGCTGGCGTCCCAGCTCGACAGGTTCGGGCAGCCCTGCTCGGCGGCGTAGGCCTTGAGCTGCTCCAGGTCCTGGGCGGCGAAGGGTTTGCTGCGCACGGCCAGGTCGCGGAGGAAATTCAGCACCTGCTCGGGCGTCTCGGCCATCTTGGTGGCCAGGGACAGCTCGGCGAAGTTCTTGAAGCCCAGGAGCTGCGACAGCTCCTGGCGCAGGTCGAGGATTTCCTGCATCACCGGGCCGTTGTCGTTCTGCCCGGCGTTCGGGCCCTGATCGGAAGCGCGGGTGCAGTACGCGGCGTAGACCTCTTCGCGCAGGGCGCGGTCTTCGGCGTAGGTCATCACCGCGTAGTAGCTGGGGAACTCCAGGCTGATCAGCCAGCCGTCCAGTTCCTTGGCCTGCGCGGCGGCCTGCATCTGCGCCTTGGCGGAGTCGGTCAGGCCGGCGAGGGCGGCTTCGTCGGTGACGTGCTTGGTCCAGGCCTGGGTGGCGTCCAGCAGCTGGTTGGAGAAGCGGCTGCCCAGCTCGGACAGGCGCGTCTGGATTTCCGCGTAGCGCTGCTGCTGGTCGGCCGGCAGGTCGATACCCGACAGACGGAAGTCGCGCAAGGCGTGTTCGAGGATGGTTTTCTGGGCGACGTCGTAGCCCTTCGACTCGGGGCTGCTGGCGAGCGCCTCGTAGGCCTTGAACAGCTCGGGGTTCTGTCCCAGCTCGGTCCAGTAGGCGGACAGCAGTGGCAGGCAGCCTTCGTAGGCTTCGCGCAGTTCGGCGCTGTTGCATACCGCGTTGAGGTGGCTGACCGGGCTCCAGGCCTTGCCCAGGCGGTCATGCAGTTCGTCCATGGCCAGCACCAGGCCGGCCCAGGTCGGGGTGCCGTTCTGCTGGGCGAGGATGTGCGTGATGGCCGCGCGGTTGTCGGTGAGGATCTGCTCGATGGCCGGCTTCACGTGCTCGGGGCGAATGGACGAGAAGGGCGGCAGGTCGTAGCTCTGCAGAAGAGGATTCGCGCTCACGGTGGCACCTTGGCTGAAGAAACACCCGGCCATCTTAAATACAATCGGACCCATCCGCAGCCACAGGAAAGCTATCGTGACGATTCGAACCTATCAGGGCAAAACGCCATCCCTCGGCGAGCGCGCGTTCGTCGATGCCAGCGCGGTGGTCATCGGCGACGTGGAGATCGGCGCCGACAGCTCGGTCTGGCCGCTGGTGGTGATCCGCGGCGACATGCACCGTATCCGCATCGGCGCGCGCACCAGCGTGCAGGATGGCAGCGTGCTGCACATCACCCACGCCGGCCCGTTCAATCCGGACGGCTTCCCGCTGACCATCGGCGACGAAGTGACCATCGGTCACAAGGTGCTGCTGCACGGCTGCACCATCGGCAGCCGGATTCTGGTCGGCATGGGCTCCATCGTGATGGACGGCGCGGTGATCGAGGACGAGGTGATCCTCGGCGCCGGCAGCCTGGTGCCGCCGGGCAAGGTGCTGGAGAGCGGCTTCCTCTATGTGGGCAGCCCGGTGAAGAAGGCCCGCCCGCTGACCGACAAGGAACGCGCGTTCTTCAGCTATACCGCCGGGAATTACGTGAAGCTGAAGGATCAGCACATTGCCGAGGGGTTTGCGGGCTGATCGATTCCTTCTGGGCTGCTGCTTTGCGAGCAAGCGCGCTCCTGCAACGGGCGCACTCGCGGCGTTACGGCTTTCTGTAGGAGCGAGCTTGCTCGCGAACCCTGGACGTAGAGTGAATAAAGCGCAGCGCTTTTTCCGCCCTGCGTTTAGCGTTCTGATACGACAGCGTCGATGTTGCCCCCTCACCCCAGCCTTCTCCCTCAGGGAGAGGGGGCAGATTGTGCCGGCTGATACCAAGGCTTCACCCTGCGCCGAACGGTCCCCTCTCCCGCTCGCGGGAGAGTATTAGGGTGAGGGGCTCTTGTGCAGCCAGGCTTCGAGGCCCGACATACCGCCAGACGGCCCGCCGCGCCAAGCCCCACGCCCTATACTGACCCAAGGTGACCGGACGCCAGGGCGTGCCCGGCCGAACTGAACAGCGGGCGGCGCCGGGGATGTCGCCCAGCCGGCGAGCGGCCATGATCAGTCTGTGCTCTCCCAGCGCCACCGCTTCGCCCTGGCAGCGTAGCGGCATCATTGCCCTGCTTCTGCTGGCACTGGGCGGTTGCGCCCATCACT includes these proteins:
- a CDS encoding inorganic phosphate transporter, whose translation is MLDRFGMLEVMRASRLTQFPISPVLRETHGFKGRLTFFLLLAAALVFTFAALAHDIRASGTHLEAGWPVVVLVVAVLIALGFEFINGFHDTANAVATVIYTNALPPRFAVAWSGVWNFLGVLFSSGAVAFAIVSLLPLDLLLKVDSSAGLAMIFALLIASILWNLGTWWLGLPVSSSHTLIGSIVGIGLAHGAMAGHIGLSGNAWSQLTTVGYALFLSPVVGFFAAFALLRVMSSTIRNRALFHAPEGRTPPPRWIRAILILTCTGVSFAHGSNDGQKGIGLIMLILIATVPLAFAVDRSHSPEQTRQLLALTQASQEHLQRAGGSPAADPRQTLLSYQEDEVVRPELLPSLGSVIGDVRERLQRHGQMDKVPAEEVQDLRNDLYLTLETIRLLDRSDQRFELETWSSLQALRHEGDRAIRFIPVWVKVAVALALGLGTLVGWRRIVTTVGEGIGKTPLTYAQGASAQLVAMLTIGAADGFGLPVSTTQVLSSGVAGTMAASGSGLQWPTIRNMLLAWVLTLPAAIGLAAGLYWLFTRLL
- a CDS encoding YheV family putative zinc ribbon protein — its product is MSEVKKRFIAGAVCPACSEQDKIVMWDVDGVPHRECVACGYADTLNAQGQSVPKELSTRVNTSALEKPKDPKVQGVQFFPNPKLKKPQE
- the prlC gene encoding oligopeptidase A, with protein sequence MSANPLLQSYDLPPFSSIRPEHVKPAIEQILTDNRAAITHILAQQNGTPTWAGLVLAMDELHDRLGKAWSPVSHLNAVCNSAELREAYEGCLPLLSAYWTELGQNPELFKAYEALASSPESKGYDVAQKTILEHALRDFRLSGIDLPADQQQRYAEIQTRLSELGSRFSNQLLDATQAWTKHVTDEAALAGLTDSAKAQMQAAAQAKELDGWLISLEFPSYYAVMTYAEDRALREEVYAAYCTRASDQGPNAGQNDNGPVMQEILDLRQELSQLLGFKNFAELSLATKMAETPEQVLNFLRDLAVRSKPFAAQDLEQLKAYAAEQGCPNLSSWDASYFGEKLREARYSVSQEALREYFPIDKVLGGLFAIVQKLYGIQIRELNDFERWHPDVRLFEIEENGQHVGRFYFDLYARANKRGGAWMDGARDRRRTAGGELQAPVAYLVCNFTPAVGGKPALLTHDEVTTLFHEFGHGLHHLLTRVEHAGASGINGVAWDAVELPSQFMENWCWEPEGLALISGHYETGAPLPQDLLEKMLAAKNFQSGLMMVRQLEFSLFDFELHATHGDGRSVLQVIEAIRDEVAVMRPPAYNRFANSFAHIFAGGYAAGYYSYKWAEVLSADAFSRFEEEGVLNPATGAAFRDAILAKGGSQEPMALFVAFRGREPSIDALLRHSGLTEEAA
- a CDS encoding gamma carbonic anhydrase family protein, producing MTIRTYQGKTPSLGERAFVDASAVVIGDVEIGADSSVWPLVVIRGDMHRIRIGARTSVQDGSVLHITHAGPFNPDGFPLTIGDEVTIGHKVLLHGCTIGSRILVGMGSIVMDGAVIEDEVILGAGSLVPPGKVLESGFLYVGSPVKKARPLTDKERAFFSYTAGNYVKLKDQHIAEGFAG